The Chengkuizengella sediminis DNA segment CTTTGTTACATGTTATATCCGGGTTCCCAAAAGTTTAAAACTTTTGAGCTATTTGTTTGGATTCCTGAAAATCTTTCAGGTCTCCTTAAGTTCACTCGTTATTCAGTTTTCAAGGTGCAAAGAATGCCTTATTATCAAGCATTTTCTTTTGTTTTTGTCGTCCGTCTCAGCGGCGACTTGATAAATATAACACATATAAAACTATCATGTCAACACTTTTTATTTTTTTCTTTCAGAACATAAAAAACCTTTCTAGTCACTGAGCTCAGCTACGATTATGACAAATTTAAAGTTCATTTTAAATACTATAATATAGTATAATTTTGTTTCTAAAGAAGAGAGGTAACTATTTTCATATGATTAAGAACTTTACACCTATTACTCCTAACAATCCAGGAACCCCCAACAGACTACTTGTAATAATAACTACATAATTAATCGATAAAAAATCACCTTCTACTATTAAATTAACTATATAAATAAAAATAGCAGAAGTAATAATATTTATTAATACATAATTCATCCATTTTGAAACTTTCTGATAGTTTATAACTCCCAAAATTAGTAAAAAAACAACAAATACAATAATTAGGTACGATATAAATCCCATTTTAATCCCCCGTTATTTTTTCTTTTCTTCCAACTTAGTAATCTGTAACTCCTTAGCCTGTCTTAATAACATTTCATACCTTTTTTCCGCTGCCTCCAATGAAAATATAGCAAAATCAATCTCGTCCTTATCAACAGCGTAATTAAACTTTTTACCTGCTGCAATCCAATCCTGTTTAGCTTGTTCTATTTCCTCATAAATTGATATCACACTATTATCTACTACATTGGTGCTACGTTTGCTTAGATACTGCTGTAAACTCGTCATAAAAAACCTCCTTAGGTTATCATTCTCTCGGGAAGCATAGTTAATATAATATATAAATTAAAACTATAAATTAGAACTTCATAGTCCAAATTAAATCAACTCCAAATCAAAAAACGATATTAAAACATTAGTGAAAAGTTGAAATTGTACGCAAAAAAAGCCACCTAATGGTGACTTTTATAAATATAAGTAGTGATATTATGAATATATGATTATGCCAATGTAGGTTGAATAGGCAGTACACGTTCAATCTTTGTATTTAGATCGTGTACTTCCACATTTTCCTGATATTGAACCCTGCCAATATCTGCACCTAACTGTTTTAATTT contains these protein-coding regions:
- a CDS encoding pro-sigmaK processing inhibitor BofA family protein, with the translated sequence MGFISYLIIVFVVFLLILGVINYQKVSKWMNYVLINIITSAIFIYIVNLIVEGDFLSINYVVIITSSLLGVPGLLGVIGVKFLII
- a CDS encoding DUF2508 family protein, with translation MTSLQQYLSKRSTNVVDNSVISIYEEIEQAKQDWIAAGKKFNYAVDKDEIDFAIFSLEAAEKRYEMLLRQAKELQITKLEEKKK